GCAAAGCGAGTCCATCGCGTGGTGAGCAGGCTCTCCCAAAAAAACTTTCCTGCCCACCCCAGGGACTCCCGAGGCATGAGGTTCtgcaccccctaacaaaagcttgcccccacaacaaaaatcctggctacgcccatgtcccGAGTTGTTTGGCCACAGCATATTACGGACCCAGGTAGCGTAGATTACACTTGCTGAAAGCCTAGAGAGATTTCCTTTCCACTCTGAAGACAAGCCAGCAGGAACACCAAGCCGATAGTAAGGGATCAGAAAAGGAGGGGGTGCACATCGCCACCTGCTTGTTGAATACAATAAGGGGGGTTCCCTTTCCTCCGTTTCTACTTGCTACAACTGGAAGCAGGTGGCTTCCAAGTGGGCTCAGCGTGCAATTacgtctccctccctccaccgCTGCGCTCCTTCGGTTTCGTCTTCTCCAAATGAGGCTCAGGGAAGGacccgctctctctctccccctccctccctcctctctcccctctgcTGAATCCCCTCGCCACTCGGCCGTGGGCAGCGCAGGGAGCTGTACGCCATGCAGAGCGCTTCACACCACCCCGTCGCCATCCACATGCAGTCCCACAGCGGCTATGAGCCGAGCGCGCCGCCGTATCCCTCCCGCGCCGGAGGGGTCGCCGCCCCGCCGCCCCAGGACCATGTGCTGTGGTCCCTCTTCAGCTTCTCGTTCCTGAACGCCTGCTGCCTCGGCTTCGCGGCGCTCGTCTACTCCATCAAGGTGAGGGAGCGCACGAGGGCTGTGCGGGTCTCCTCTCTGTCGCCACTGCAGTCTTCACTTATCTCTCTCCCCGTGACTGGGTAGTATTTCTTTCTTGCTTTTCTGTTTCGTTTACTCGAGCATTCACCTATCTTTGTGAGGCAGTTCTTTCTCTTTATTTCCTCTGTCTCCCATCCTAGGCTCACTACCACTTTGCGTTCCTTTCTCGGCAGGCTTTATACCAGTGGCGTAGGGTGGGTTGtcagcaaggcaagtaatttgcaccccctaacccgtggattttagcagggggcagagagctgcgagtgcgagcacacacacacccccatgttgcgcccggtgcggccggccccccctgcaccccccacgctacgccactgctttatACCTCTATTCGTTCATTAGACAGgttgaatgatgatgatgatgatgatatttataccccactcatctgactgggtttcccctgccactctgggcggcttacagcatatataaaacataataaattatCAAAGTTCAACAGATGCAGGTTCCCAACGGTTTGTTTTAAGGAACACTTTACCTGTTGAATCAATGCCATACAGCTCTAATATACATGAGCCCTGAAAAGTGTCAGCTCTTAACAAGCACTTAAAGgattgttctccacctccctctttcctttcaaGTTTCCCCAGAAACCCCTGAAAGTACATTATGAAAACTTGTACACCATGCTTATAACAGGATACATCTCTAAAACGTGTTCTTATTAAGTGATCCACAAGGTAGTAGAAAAACCTTTGGAACTGGTCTTTGGTTTTCTGGAGTATTTGTGAGCCGAGGACCCTGGCTGGTAGCTCTGGGTGAGAGTGGGGGGCAGCGTCTGGGGCCAAGAAGATGGGGCAACTTAGATTGAAAGTTGCTCCTATCTCTAGTCCACAGACATGTGCATCTTGCCATCGTGCTGCAAGTCGTTTCTGTTGCATGTGGATTATGATTCTAACCAATGCAGTTTGTGTTGAGTGTGTGTTTTGATAAGATTAGACAATCATAGAAAGTTTATTGGAGCTTTAGGCGTTCAGCATGTACAAATATATGTCCATTGTGAATTTTCATAATTAATACTGTTAAAAATTCTCTTTTCTCCCCTTTCAGTCTAGGGATTACAAAGTGCTTGGATATTCTGAAATTGCAGCTACCTATGGCAGGATCTCCAAGAGTCTGAACATCACTGCTCTGACACTGAGCATCATATTCTTCAtcgttttcatcatcatcatcgtttacTACAGTGCTTAGCAGCAATGGTGTAGATGAAGAGGAATGGCCACTGAATGTTGGCTCAGTGGCAAAGTGTGTGCAGAATATTTTCCCCAGCGTTATAGCACTTCTTGTAAGCTTTTGCTGCCTTTTCTTCTCTGAGGGTACCCACCCTACTCTTTCACTTGCAAGGAAGGAGGCATTCTACATGACACCTGGTACATCCTGCATTTCTGGAGATATAAAGGTCTCAGCACTGTTTGCCACAAAGGTGGAAGAGAGACTCTGATGTCATCTTCAACTTTGCCATCCAGTTTGAGACTTTTATTGAGAAAATAAAGTGTTTGTATGAGTGTTTTTTCTTTGTCCAAGATTCGAATTTGTGGCCTTGCCTCTTCCTGTTACTCATGAGATCTAAGCAGTATTTTTTATGATCTGTTTTCTACTTCAACAGGTTTATCACTCAAGATGTACACTGGGAGTTTTTCTTTATTGAAACATGAATTATGGGATGAATTTTGAGCAAATAAAACTAAGTCCTTATTCTGTGTGAACATTTTCTTGATAAAATCATTGAACATTTTTCAGGATCTAAAACATTGAGACTCCCCTTTGTATAGTTCTCCAGCATTAATGCTTTACAGGCCTACATCCATATATTATCATgacttttaaatgaatgaataaataaataaatagggggaaAATTAACTGGGGGACCATTAATTTAATGGAACCAAATGAAAGAGCAtgattttgtatgtatgtatggtaaCCAAAAGGGTGTCAGATGT
The Podarcis muralis chromosome 1, rPodMur119.hap1.1, whole genome shotgun sequence DNA segment above includes these coding regions:
- the LOC114600371 gene encoding dispanin subfamily A member 2b-like, which gives rise to MQSASHHPVAIHMQSHSGYEPSAPPYPSRAGGVAAPPPQDHVLWSLFSFSFLNACCLGFAALVYSIKSRDYKVLGYSEIAATYGRISKSLNITALTLSIIFFIVFIIIIVYYSA